A genomic segment from Psychrobacter arcticus 273-4 encodes:
- the secD gene encoding protein translocase subunit SecD: protein MQYPAWKYLLITVVLIIAGLYAAPNLYPDEPAVQITSAAAGTQLSDGILTQSQDLLKEAGLNYHDGTFKGNSALVRLDNPVDQLKAQEVLRKNLGDNYVVALNLAQTTPQWLRDIGAKPMKLGLDLRGGVRFVLEVDMDKALEQRLTSASRDIRRDLRAERIAVKGIKNDKRTVVLHFSDTDNRNRAQNVLQSSIGNTFTLQSSIDEQGPALILAYNDATLDEINSYAVNQNLNTLRNRIAELGVTEALVQSQGASRIVVELPGVQDTAEAKRVLGRTANLEFRMVAEGAENYTGGIPPAGTEAFPFETLDGPPVLLERQAIVTGDKVTNAQTGIDESGSPEVSITLDNAGGKLMQNATRTAVGKQMAVVFIENKQRVTYKEDSATGETVEVRTPYAETKVINRANIQAVLGSSFRITGLDSSAEAAELALLLRSGALAAPMYFVEERTIGPSLGQENIDKGLFSTQVGYLLVFAFMIIFYRLFGVIANIALAVNVIIIISIMSILGSSLTLPGIAGIVLTIGMAVDANVLIFERIREELANGVRPKSAIVAGFDRAYSSIFDANITTLLVAFILFSIGTGPIKGFAITLAIGIVSSLFTAILVTRALIQIAYGKRKSIKRLSIG, encoded by the coding sequence ATGCAATATCCCGCTTGGAAATACCTACTCATCACCGTCGTACTAATCATTGCCGGTCTATACGCTGCTCCTAACTTATATCCTGACGAACCTGCCGTACAGATTACCAGTGCCGCAGCAGGCACACAGTTGTCTGATGGCATCTTGACTCAGTCGCAAGATTTGTTGAAAGAAGCTGGCTTGAACTACCATGATGGTACGTTTAAAGGCAACAGTGCATTAGTACGTCTTGATAACCCAGTCGATCAGCTCAAGGCTCAGGAAGTATTGAGAAAGAACTTGGGCGATAACTATGTGGTCGCACTGAACTTAGCGCAGACAACGCCGCAATGGTTGCGTGATATCGGCGCAAAGCCCATGAAACTTGGTCTTGATTTGCGTGGTGGTGTCCGTTTTGTGTTAGAAGTTGACATGGATAAGGCACTCGAACAACGTCTGACCAGTGCCAGTCGTGATATTCGACGAGATCTAAGAGCTGAGCGTATTGCTGTTAAAGGTATCAAAAACGACAAGCGCACTGTGGTATTGCATTTTTCTGATACAGACAATCGTAACCGTGCACAAAACGTGTTGCAAAGCTCAATAGGTAATACTTTTACGCTGCAATCTTCTATCGATGAGCAAGGTCCTGCGCTAATTTTGGCGTATAACGATGCCACTTTAGATGAAATCAATAGCTATGCGGTCAATCAGAACCTGAATACCCTACGCAATCGTATTGCTGAACTTGGGGTAACAGAAGCCTTGGTACAATCACAAGGTGCTAGCCGTATCGTCGTTGAGCTGCCAGGTGTACAAGATACGGCTGAGGCAAAACGTGTCCTTGGTCGTACAGCCAACCTTGAGTTCCGTATGGTCGCTGAAGGTGCCGAAAATTATACGGGCGGTATACCCCCTGCCGGCACTGAAGCTTTCCCATTTGAAACGCTTGATGGTCCGCCCGTATTGCTAGAGCGTCAAGCGATCGTCACTGGTGATAAAGTCACCAATGCTCAGACAGGCATTGATGAAAGTGGCTCACCTGAGGTTAGTATCACCTTAGACAACGCTGGTGGCAAACTGATGCAAAATGCTACCCGTACCGCAGTTGGCAAACAAATGGCTGTAGTGTTCATTGAAAACAAGCAAAGAGTCACTTATAAAGAAGACTCAGCCACTGGCGAGACCGTCGAAGTACGGACGCCTTATGCTGAAACAAAAGTCATTAACCGTGCCAATATCCAAGCAGTCCTTGGCTCATCATTCCGTATTACCGGTCTTGATAGTAGTGCTGAAGCTGCTGAGCTTGCGCTGTTACTACGCTCAGGCGCATTAGCGGCACCGATGTATTTTGTTGAAGAGCGCACCATTGGTCCATCACTGGGTCAGGAAAATATCGATAAAGGATTATTCTCTACGCAGGTAGGTTATTTATTAGTCTTTGCGTTTATGATTATCTTCTATCGCCTGTTTGGTGTGATTGCCAATATTGCTCTAGCAGTGAACGTTATTATCATCATCTCTATTATGTCCATCTTAGGCTCATCACTGACGCTACCTGGTATCGCTGGTATTGTATTAACCATTGGTATGGCGGTCGATGCCAACGTCCTAATTTTTGAGCGTATCCGTGAAGAGCTGGCTAATGGAGTGAGACCGAAATCGGCTATCGTAGCAGGTTTTGATCGTGCTTATAGTAGTATTTTCGATGCCAATATCACAACATTACTCGTCGCTTTTATCTTATTTTCGATTGGTACGGGTCCGATTAAAGGCTTTGCGATTACTTTAGCAATTGGTATCGTCAGCTCGCTGTTTACTGCAATTTTGGTAACCCGTGCACTGATACAAATTGCTTATGGTAAGCGTAAATCTATCAAACGTCTGAGCATCGGTTAG
- the secF gene encoding protein translocase subunit SecF, which produces MAIDNNNPLEQQNNPEPNGSNSEASTRRRKKPRRDGKGSNTQTNNATAKKSAGKTKRSGKGADTGSQVLATTAIDPNLALGDAADDAAAYAEGGIKAVGDQRIIPFMKIEKPMGILSIILVIGSIIAIAVNGLNLGLDFTGGVSADVRYEQSVEQGDVVNALADNGFDDAVVQYLGTSQELLIRLPPQSDNIDGLNTSLSEALALPNNNVEISNVNIIGSQVGNEVYLSSVMSIVLALACMLGYVALRFQFKLALGAVLSLFHDAIVTIGVFALFGFPFDLTVLAAILALIGYSLNDTIVVYDRIRENFRRVRGISPRQTIDLSLTETLRRTIMTISTVLLVVLAMLFLGGDGLFWFSAALFIGLLAGTYSSTYIASSIPLAMGLSRDDFIVKVKPEFEEEIVTFNDPKMFEQD; this is translated from the coding sequence ATGGCAATCGATAATAACAACCCTCTAGAACAACAGAACAATCCTGAACCGAACGGCTCAAATAGTGAAGCAAGCACGCGTCGCCGTAAAAAACCGCGTCGTGATGGCAAAGGTAGTAATACCCAAACCAATAACGCCACTGCTAAGAAATCAGCTGGTAAAACTAAGCGTAGTGGCAAAGGCGCTGATACAGGCAGTCAAGTACTCGCGACTACTGCTATCGATCCCAACTTGGCACTAGGTGACGCCGCTGATGATGCAGCTGCCTATGCCGAAGGCGGTATCAAAGCCGTCGGTGATCAGCGTATTATCCCTTTTATGAAGATAGAAAAGCCAATGGGAATTTTATCAATCATTTTGGTGATTGGTAGTATTATTGCGATTGCAGTCAATGGCTTAAACCTTGGTCTCGATTTTACCGGCGGCGTGTCAGCAGATGTGCGCTATGAGCAATCTGTCGAGCAGGGTGATGTGGTCAATGCGTTAGCAGATAATGGCTTTGATGATGCAGTCGTGCAATATCTAGGCACCTCGCAAGAGCTGCTAATACGCTTACCACCTCAATCTGATAACATCGATGGTCTTAACACCAGCCTGAGCGAAGCTTTAGCGCTACCTAATAACAATGTTGAAATCAGCAATGTTAATATTATCGGTAGTCAAGTGGGTAATGAGGTTTACTTAAGCTCAGTCATGTCGATTGTGCTCGCACTAGCATGTATGCTTGGATATGTCGCCCTGCGCTTCCAGTTCAAACTGGCGCTTGGCGCGGTATTGTCCTTGTTCCATGATGCTATCGTTACCATCGGTGTCTTTGCTTTATTTGGTTTCCCATTCGACTTAACGGTACTAGCAGCTATCTTGGCATTAATTGGTTATTCATTGAACGATACTATCGTCGTTTATGACCGTATCCGTGAGAACTTCCGCCGTGTTCGTGGTATTAGTCCGCGTCAAACGATTGATTTGTCATTGACAGAGACACTACGTCGTACGATTATGACTATCTCAACCGTGCTATTAGTGGTATTAGCAATGCTGTTCCTAGGCGGTGATGGCTTATTCTGGTTCTCAGCTGCGCTATTTATTGGTTTGCTTGCTGGTACTTATTCATCTACCTATATTGCAAGCTCGATTCCTCTAGCGATGGGTCTGTCACGTGATGACTTTATCGTTAAAGTAAAACCTGAGTTTGAAGAAGAAATTGTGACTTTCAATGATCCAAAGATGTTTGAACAAGATTGA
- a CDS encoding MATE family efflux transporter, with amino-acid sequence MSSTLPPSAMPPIDTRYARIIAIALPVLLANLAMPLQSIIDTAIIGNMNDTAKLAGIGLAVQLLSLLLVSFNFLQYASSGLSAQALGQQANKNTAHSDILKNNQSQQSPLLLILQRALVLAFIIGTVLLLAKPWLIDMGLQALSANPNSGIAAKTYLDVRFWGVIAELMNFAFIGWFAGQGKTRYMLYQQGFIAIINIILTLFFVFGMNMGLVGVALGTAIAFWLGVVLALWLSRQHLKISWWALFTTDPQHFSKSKMLRLFSLNKDIFIRTLILTLSFAWITRLSAQSGDVILAANAILLQVLSISAFALDGVAVSAETLSGQAAGRRDWSRFRIIVKRTGIVSYGLAILLSAIWWLAMPTYLQFMTNIESVFTLAYDYHLYAVLLPLVGVGAYWLDGIFFGLTAGNIIRNAALILAAIFFPLSWLLYQQWGMTGIWLSVWCLLLLRMLILAGFLYRAHQTGSYEKLQFDH; translated from the coding sequence ATGTCATCTACCCTACCGCCAAGTGCGATGCCGCCCATTGATACTCGTTATGCGCGTATTATCGCTATTGCATTGCCGGTATTACTGGCAAATCTTGCGATGCCACTACAAAGCATCATTGATACGGCAATTATTGGCAATATGAATGACACGGCAAAACTTGCTGGTATCGGGCTTGCAGTACAACTACTATCACTATTGCTCGTCAGTTTTAACTTTTTGCAATATGCCTCATCTGGACTTTCGGCGCAGGCATTAGGACAGCAGGCTAATAAAAACACCGCTCATAGCGACATCCTAAAAAATAATCAAAGTCAGCAATCACCGCTGTTATTAATCTTGCAACGCGCTTTGGTTTTGGCATTTATTATTGGCACGGTTTTACTACTGGCAAAACCTTGGCTCATTGATATGGGTCTACAAGCGCTCTCCGCCAACCCTAATAGCGGTATTGCAGCAAAGACTTATTTAGATGTGCGCTTTTGGGGTGTAATAGCTGAGTTGATGAACTTTGCTTTTATTGGCTGGTTTGCAGGTCAAGGCAAGACCCGTTATATGCTGTATCAACAAGGTTTTATCGCCATAATTAATATCATTCTGACTCTATTTTTTGTCTTTGGAATGAATATGGGCTTGGTCGGTGTTGCGTTGGGTACGGCAATAGCTTTTTGGTTAGGTGTGGTATTAGCATTATGGCTTAGTCGTCAGCATCTAAAGATATCTTGGTGGGCGTTATTTACCACTGACCCGCAGCATTTTAGCAAGAGTAAGATGCTTAGGCTATTTTCATTAAATAAAGATATTTTTATCCGTACGCTTATCTTAACGCTAAGCTTTGCTTGGATTACTCGCCTCTCCGCCCAGAGCGGTGATGTTATATTGGCGGCCAATGCTATTTTATTACAAGTATTGAGTATCTCAGCCTTTGCACTGGACGGGGTGGCAGTCTCTGCTGAGACGTTAAGCGGACAAGCAGCAGGTCGACGCGATTGGTCACGCTTTCGTATTATTGTTAAACGCACCGGCATCGTGAGCTACGGTCTTGCCATCTTGCTAAGTGCGATATGGTGGCTTGCAATGCCCACATATTTACAGTTTATGACCAATATCGAATCGGTCTTTACTCTTGCCTACGACTATCATCTTTATGCTGTATTACTACCTCTTGTTGGCGTTGGTGCTTATTGGCTAGATGGGATATTTTTTGGTTTAACAGCAGGTAATATTATCCGAAATGCCGCCCTTATATTAGCAGCTATCTTTTTCCCACTGAGTTGGTTGCTTTATCAACAATGGGGTATGACTGGCATCTGGCTTAGCGTATGGTGCTTATTGTTACTAAGAATGCTGATACTCGCTGGGTTTTTATACCGTGCTCATCAAACAGGCAGCTATGAAAAACTCCAATTTGACCATTGA
- a CDS encoding AzlC family ABC transporter permease gives MNTQSNEINQTQIQGYDWAEGFKKSLPVAMGYLPAGIAFGVLAQVAGIPIWATIMLSVVLYAGAAQYACLPMLSAGLPIGSIATNIAAINLRHVFYGMPLLQYLPQNKIAKTYCLFALTDETFSVMTSLPNESRQSLILPVSIFNQGWWVLASAIGVLIGSALSDLVPHLDFALVCLFAILAYEQFQSIKRYFPIVIAVIALAIASLFTSHWLLLVAITICMMMILARGFFTPYSVKGDNNDQ, from the coding sequence GTGAACACTCAATCAAATGAGATCAATCAAACTCAAATACAAGGCTATGACTGGGCAGAAGGCTTTAAAAAAAGCTTACCAGTTGCCATGGGTTATTTGCCAGCGGGTATCGCCTTTGGTGTGCTTGCCCAAGTTGCTGGTATACCAATATGGGCAACGATTATGCTCAGCGTGGTGTTATATGCAGGCGCGGCGCAATATGCCTGCCTACCGATGCTGAGTGCCGGATTACCGATTGGTAGTATTGCTACCAACATTGCAGCGATTAATTTGCGTCATGTCTTTTATGGCATGCCGTTATTACAATATCTACCACAAAACAAAATAGCCAAAACCTATTGTTTATTTGCCCTCACCGATGAGACTTTTTCGGTGATGACCAGTTTACCGAACGAATCACGGCAATCGTTGATATTACCGGTCAGCATATTTAATCAAGGCTGGTGGGTGCTAGCGAGTGCCATTGGCGTTTTGATTGGCAGCGCCCTGAGTGACTTAGTGCCACATTTAGATTTTGCCTTGGTATGTTTATTCGCGATTTTGGCGTATGAACAATTTCAAAGCATCAAACGTTATTTCCCTATTGTTATTGCTGTCATTGCGTTGGCTATCGCTTCACTATTTACCAGTCATTGGTTACTACTGGTGGCAATTACTATTTGTATGATGATGATTTTGGCTCGTGGGTTTTTTACACCATATAGCGTAAAAGGAGACAATAATGATCAGTAG
- a CDS encoding AzlD domain-containing protein: MISSYLIIATFAMAAVTFVTRALPALIPKKLLDTPWLHRLNESLPLSVMVLLILTSLSYQGLSQNTSINSAELHLLMAQIGALFLVLFIYHISRQLLVSMVVGIAAINGFLWFFNAFLI, from the coding sequence ATGATCAGTAGCTATCTGATTATTGCAACCTTTGCTATGGCAGCAGTGACCTTTGTGACGCGTGCCCTACCGGCTTTGATACCCAAAAAACTGCTTGATACGCCGTGGCTGCATCGATTAAATGAAAGTTTACCGCTATCTGTTATGGTACTGCTGATTTTGACCAGCTTGTCTTATCAAGGTTTATCACAAAACACAAGTATTAACAGTGCAGAGCTGCATTTATTAATGGCACAAATTGGCGCTTTATTTTTGGTATTGTTTATTTACCACATTAGCCGTCAATTACTAGTCAGTATGGTGGTCGGTATCGCTGCGATTAATGGTTTTTTATGGTTTTTTAATGCGTTTTTAATTTAA
- the purF gene encoding amidophosphoribosyltransferase, with product MCGVVGVAAHEPVNQILYDALTMLQHRGQDAAGIVTLQDGRLYLRKENGMVRDVFMSRHMLKLVGKFGIGHVRYPTAGTSSSAEAQPFYVNSPYGITLAHNGNLTNAESLAKSLYQEDRRHLNTDSDSEVLLNVLAHEMQNLGKTHPTPTDIFEAVTAVYSRVEGAYGVVALITGHGLLAFRDPNGIRPLIFGKRMAANGGTEYMVASESVALTGSGFSIVRDVKPGEAIFIDLDHKLHTHQCVEQKEYTPCIFEYVYFARPDSIMDNISVYKSRLRMGEKLADKILAEWGEDHDIDVVIPIPDTSRTSAMELALKMNVKYREGFMKNRYIGRTFIMPGQQQRKKSVRQKLSAVPLEFKGKNVLLVDDSIVRGTTCHEIIQMARDAGARKVFFASASPPVKYPNVYGIDMPVRSELIASGHSVEEVREIIGADRLIFQDLDDLIEAVKDTKHSKVEGFDCAVFNGCYITGQINEAYLEHLQEQRNDTAKKGKEGVQVVADTPVDMMGVEEL from the coding sequence ATGTGTGGAGTCGTTGGGGTCGCAGCTCATGAGCCGGTCAACCAAATTTTGTATGATGCCTTAACCATGTTGCAGCACCGTGGGCAAGATGCGGCAGGTATTGTGACTTTACAGGATGGACGTTTATATTTACGTAAAGAAAACGGCATGGTACGTGACGTCTTTATGAGTCGCCATATGTTAAAGCTGGTCGGTAAATTTGGTATCGGACATGTGCGTTATCCAACTGCTGGAACGTCTAGCAGTGCTGAAGCACAGCCTTTTTATGTCAACTCGCCTTACGGTATTACCCTTGCACATAATGGTAATTTGACCAATGCTGAGAGCTTGGCAAAATCGCTTTATCAAGAAGATCGCCGCCATTTAAATACCGACTCAGATTCTGAGGTATTGCTCAATGTGCTTGCACATGAGATGCAAAATCTAGGAAAAACTCATCCAACGCCTACTGATATCTTTGAAGCAGTCACAGCGGTTTATAGTCGTGTTGAAGGCGCTTACGGTGTGGTCGCTCTGATTACCGGTCATGGTTTGCTAGCATTCCGTGATCCAAATGGTATTCGACCGCTTATCTTTGGTAAGCGCATGGCTGCTAATGGCGGCACAGAATACATGGTGGCATCAGAATCGGTTGCCTTAACAGGTTCAGGTTTTAGTATTGTGCGTGATGTTAAGCCTGGCGAAGCTATCTTTATTGATCTAGATCATAAACTGCATACGCATCAGTGCGTCGAGCAAAAAGAATATACGCCATGTATCTTTGAATACGTTTATTTTGCCCGTCCAGATTCAATTATGGATAATATTTCTGTCTACAAATCGCGCTTACGTATGGGCGAAAAACTGGCTGATAAAATCCTTGCTGAATGGGGTGAAGATCATGATATCGATGTCGTCATTCCTATTCCAGATACCTCGCGCACCTCAGCGATGGAGCTGGCGCTAAAGATGAATGTGAAGTATCGTGAAGGGTTTATGAAAAACCGCTATATCGGTCGTACCTTTATTATGCCAGGTCAGCAGCAACGCAAAAAGTCAGTACGTCAAAAGCTCAGTGCGGTACCATTAGAGTTTAAAGGTAAAAACGTACTCTTGGTTGATGATTCTATCGTTCGCGGTACCACTTGCCATGAGATTATCCAAATGGCACGCGATGCAGGCGCTCGTAAAGTATTCTTTGCCAGTGCATCGCCACCGGTTAAATATCCAAACGTCTATGGTATTGATATGCCAGTGCGTAGCGAGCTGATCGCATCAGGGCATAGCGTTGAAGAGGTACGAGAAATTATTGGCGCTGACCGTTTAATTTTCCAAGATTTGGATGATTTGATTGAGGCGGTAAAAGATACTAAGCATAGCAAAGTTGAAGGCTTTGATTGTGCGGTATTCAATGGCTGTTATATCACCGGTCAAATCAACGAAGCGTATCTTGAGCATCTGCAAGAGCAGCGTAACGACACTGCTAAAAAGGGTAAAGAAGGGGTACAAGTAGTGGCTGATACACCAGTAGATATGATGGGGGTAGAAGAGCTTTAG
- a CDS encoding CvpA family protein gives MSGLDIVIAVVVLIGLWRGFQVGLIKTAVGLVGWFIALIAASKLAASVAPQLSGIVQNPVLQMASAFLLVVIAILAIMHLVAFVFSGVLKTLRLGVLDKMAGGILGAAKNVLMVLVILSISSPLLVQMPQWQTSVLAPELLPYAPVGRALVSDMFGMAWDQVNQS, from the coding sequence ATGAGTGGTTTAGACATTGTGATTGCTGTTGTTGTTTTGATTGGCTTATGGCGTGGCTTTCAGGTCGGCTTGATTAAGACGGCAGTCGGTCTAGTTGGTTGGTTTATTGCGCTCATTGCAGCGAGCAAATTGGCAGCTTCAGTGGCACCGCAGTTATCGGGTATTGTGCAAAACCCTGTATTACAGATGGCAAGTGCTTTTTTATTGGTGGTGATTGCGATATTGGCTATCATGCATTTGGTAGCTTTTGTATTCTCAGGTGTGTTAAAAACCTTGCGTTTGGGTGTGCTTGATAAGATGGCAGGTGGAATATTAGGCGCTGCTAAAAATGTGCTGATGGTTTTGGTGATTCTTAGCATTAGTTCGCCATTATTGGTACAAATGCCGCAATGGCAGACATCCGTACTGGCACCTGAGCTGTTACCTTATGCTCCTGTCGGTAGAGCACTGGTCTCAGACATGTTTGGAATGGCTTGGGATCAAGTTAATCAATCGTAA
- a CDS encoding quinone-dependent dihydroorotate dehydrogenase — translation MSYALLRPFLFNMDPEHAHEMTLSLLDKAHKARVLGLVYGQSMQPTDCMGLQFSNPVGLAAGLDKNGDYIDALAELGFGFIEVGTVTPKPQVGNDRPRLFRLKQADAIINRMGFNNEGVDYLIENVKRCKYKGNIGINIGKNAATPVEQAADDYVYCLERVYPHASYITVNISSPNTKNLRDLQSGEALTHLLDAIKNRHSQLATEYGFYVPLVLKVAPDLDPLQVDYISQQLLDFEIDGLIATNTTLSRVGVEDLPDGDQAGGLSGRPVSHISTQILQQFSDQLDGKVALIGVGGIDSGAKAVKKIEAGADMVQLYSGLIYKGPGLVQSCIQSIGGYYDAMEN, via the coding sequence ATGTCTTATGCCTTACTTCGCCCTTTTTTGTTTAATATGGACCCTGAACACGCGCACGAAATGACCTTATCCTTATTGGATAAAGCTCATAAAGCGCGTGTTTTAGGTTTGGTCTATGGTCAATCTATGCAGCCAACAGATTGCATGGGCTTGCAGTTTTCTAACCCTGTTGGACTCGCTGCCGGACTGGATAAAAATGGCGATTATATTGATGCCTTGGCTGAGCTTGGTTTTGGCTTTATAGAAGTGGGTACGGTCACGCCAAAGCCGCAAGTCGGTAATGACAGACCACGCCTGTTTAGACTCAAGCAGGCAGACGCCATTATTAACCGTATGGGTTTTAATAATGAAGGGGTCGATTACCTGATTGAAAATGTGAAGCGCTGTAAGTATAAAGGCAATATCGGCATCAATATTGGTAAAAATGCCGCGACGCCAGTTGAGCAAGCGGCTGACGACTATGTGTATTGCTTAGAGCGTGTTTACCCGCATGCTTCTTATATCACTGTCAATATCTCCTCGCCAAATACCAAAAACTTACGTGACCTGCAAAGTGGGGAAGCGTTAACCCATCTATTAGATGCGATCAAAAACCGCCACAGTCAGTTGGCCACAGAATATGGTTTTTATGTGCCTTTAGTGCTGAAAGTGGCGCCTGATTTAGACCCGCTACAGGTTGATTATATCTCTCAGCAACTCCTAGATTTTGAGATTGATGGTTTGATTGCGACCAATACTACTTTAAGCCGAGTGGGTGTCGAAGACTTGCCGGATGGCGACCAAGCAGGTGGTCTATCAGGTCGTCCTGTTAGCCACATTAGCACTCAGATTTTACAACAATTCTCTGATCAGCTGGATGGTAAAGTGGCATTGATTGGTGTGGGCGGTATCGATAGCGGCGCTAAAGCGGTCAAGAAAATTGAAGCAGGCGCAGATATGGTTCAGCTCTATTCGGGTCTTATTTATAAAGGGCCTGGGCTTGTGCAGTCTTGCATACAATCTATCGGCGGTTATTACGACGCTATGGAAAATTAA
- the sixA gene encoding phosphohistidine phosphatase SixA, whose product MKIILIRHGQAEDETRPDSARQLTDFGQQQAKQTAEYITTYYQPDYFLVSPYVRAQQTLAELQAQLPAVLSSIQDNLTPSDDARQALSEISDIEGECLVVVCHMSIIAYIAGLLTNDYPESFSLAEARVFEMDFVMAGMAREIARFVPDQPY is encoded by the coding sequence ATGAAAATTATATTGATTCGCCATGGTCAAGCAGAAGACGAGACGCGTCCGGATAGTGCCCGTCAGCTGACAGATTTTGGTCAGCAGCAAGCAAAGCAGACGGCAGAATATATCACTACGTACTATCAGCCGGATTATTTTTTGGTCAGTCCTTATGTGAGGGCGCAGCAGACACTGGCAGAACTACAAGCGCAATTGCCTGCTGTGCTATCGAGCATACAAGACAATCTCACGCCGTCTGACGATGCGCGTCAAGCGTTATCCGAGATTTCTGACATTGAAGGCGAGTGTCTGGTGGTGGTTTGTCATATGTCTATTATTGCTTATATTGCAGGGTTACTGACCAATGACTATCCTGAGTCTTTTTCTTTAGCAGAAGCACGCGTGTTTGAGATGGACTTTGTGATGGCAGGTATGGCACGCGAGATTGCCCGCTTTGTACCAGATCAGCCTTATTGA
- a CDS encoding NAD(P)H-dependent glycerol-3-phosphate dehydrogenase, translating into MTSANDKSTDTNVDSTQAEQKMAEKQNKLLSGIIERATKSGIGRKKLNPSAVESAVAKNMAEIHNNPTKLRLVVLGGGSFGTAMANLAARNGCDTTLWVRNKRTVKAMAKSQMNKKYLPGYKLDDRLKYSHELQAAVKDTDIIFIAVPGLAFRETLKSIAPFISGQSIVSLTKGMEKDTFALMSDIIKEELPEVNFGVMSGPNLAIEIMKNMPSATVIASESEPLRHAVQAALHSAFFRVFASDDIRGVELGGALKNIYAIAMGMAAAYEVGENTKAMILTRGLAEMSRFGVHAGANPLTFLGLSGVGDLYATCSSELSRNYRIGNMLGRGMTIDAAVKKLGQTAEGVNTIQQVHEKATKEGIYMPITHALHAVIYEDKAALGVALHLMEAGFRSDVEFVMEHDHSNASLTAQMQTANNQAKNEKTKPDNK; encoded by the coding sequence ATGACAAGCGCTAATGACAAAAGCACAGATACCAATGTAGACAGTACTCAAGCTGAGCAAAAAATGGCTGAAAAACAAAATAAATTGTTGTCTGGTATCATTGAGCGTGCCACCAAATCTGGCATTGGACGCAAAAAGTTAAATCCAAGTGCGGTAGAATCCGCAGTGGCAAAAAATATGGCAGAGATACATAATAATCCGACCAAGCTGCGTTTGGTGGTCTTAGGCGGTGGCAGCTTTGGCACAGCCATGGCAAACTTAGCGGCACGCAATGGCTGCGATACCACGCTTTGGGTACGTAATAAGCGTACCGTCAAAGCGATGGCAAAATCGCAAATGAATAAAAAATATTTGCCAGGCTATAAGCTTGATGATCGCCTAAAATATAGTCACGAGCTACAAGCCGCAGTCAAAGATACGGATATCATCTTCATTGCCGTACCGGGATTGGCATTTCGTGAAACGCTTAAAAGTATAGCCCCTTTTATTAGTGGGCAGTCTATTGTTTCTTTGACCAAAGGGATGGAGAAAGATACCTTTGCCCTGATGAGTGACATCATCAAAGAAGAGCTACCGGAAGTAAACTTTGGTGTGATGTCAGGTCCAAATCTTGCTATAGAAATTATGAAAAACATGCCATCTGCCACGGTAATCGCTAGTGAATCTGAACCATTACGTCATGCCGTACAAGCGGCATTACATAGTGCATTCTTTAGAGTGTTTGCTAGTGACGATATCCGCGGCGTTGAGCTTGGCGGCGCGCTAAAGAATATTTATGCCATTGCTATGGGTATGGCAGCCGCTTACGAGGTTGGTGAAAATACTAAAGCGATGATTTTGACTCGTGGCTTAGCAGAAATGAGTCGCTTTGGTGTACACGCCGGTGCCAATCCGCTGACCTTTTTAGGGCTATCAGGTGTCGGGGATTTATATGCCACTTGTAGCTCGGAGCTTAGTCGTAACTATCGTATTGGTAATATGCTTGGTCGCGGTATGACGATTGATGCTGCGGTCAAAAAACTGGGACAAACTGCTGAAGGCGTCAATACCATTCAGCAAGTACACGAAAAAGCCACCAAAGAAGGCATCTATATGCCTATTACTCATGCGCTGCATGCCGTCATTTATGAAGATAAAGCGGCGCTTGGTGTTGCTTTGCACTTAATGGAAGCAGGCTTTCGTAGTGATGTTGAGTTTGTCATGGAGCATGACCATAGCAATGCTTCGCTGACGGCACAAATGCAAACCGCAAACAATCAGGCAAAGAATGAAAAAACTAAGCCGGATAATAAATAG